tatatatatatataaagttaaaAGTTTTTAAATTAACACTCGTTTATTtttcagaaaatattttttatattttttaatatttaaaaaataatcaacataaaatatttttgagaaaattaaattatttttttaaaaaattattttttatttttgaaaatgtgatattttttaaaaaaatattttccataaaaaaaattatatataagttatttttttaaaataaatggaGCCTAGGTTTGTTTCATTCTTgtgtaaaatatttttcatatttttgaatGTTTAAGACActaaaaaaataatgaataaaaaatatttttttaattaaaaaattaagttatttttttaaaaaatatttaaaaaataacattattttctaaattttaataattatattaaaatataaaaatatttatacatacattatataaatatatatctttAATTCAATAttacaactaaataataaaaaaaattttaatgtaaAGCATTTTATTCGaaaataatatttatgaaaaatatttttcatatataaattattttctgaaaaaaaaaaacttaaaccaTTTAATCTAATAAAAGTGATtaaaaaacataaaattaaaaaaaataacaaaatttaatCACTTAACTTAATAATGTTGCTTAAAAAATATCATACagcatttattttaaaaaaataaaaaagtaatttattaattaaattattttaaaagttttaattatttaatatttatttaaaatttttagaatataTATGCTAAAATTAAGAGAATTTCTTCTAAAACCAAGCAACCCAATTtaataaaaaacttaaaaaatcatCTTGGAACATTTATGTAACACCCATACAAGTATAGTCCTGTACattttattgttccggtgaccggtatcggttcaGACAGTCAAGAGTATTAggaccatatttaagtcacctataaaagtcctgaacaaaaattaatagaaattatatgaaagaaaaatacaaataagaaaaataaaacataaaatgtCAAATAAGctaggggtcacagcgatgggtgaccgtactagGAAGTGACTGCAAGATCAGTTGTAACCCTAATTTTGTATGGGACATTATGACAGCGCAGTCATAAGAATTATTGCAAAGTTAGgaaaaatgtgaaaatcacagaaaagagttgagaactaggtcaaataattaaatcataGTTTATGAAGTAATACAATGTCAATTCACCATTAGAGGAGACTCATGACCTAAATGTCTAATAAAATGTgggaaattagaattatgaaagatagatttaaattgaagaggttataggaaaagaaaagaaaataaattaaaataaaaattttatgacatCACTCCTTATGTAagtatgatgcaataaattttaagttttaaaaattgaatttatgAGGATAATTTTAGCCTTATAAGACAAAAaataagagagagaaaaaaaaaataacaaagtcATATTCTTCACCCAAGTAGCCgtccctctcttctctctctcctcaTGTTCTTTCCTCCATTGTTATACCTTCaagcttcaatttctcttcttttccaccataaaccctaaagccACTTGAACAAAAATTCACTCTTGGACCTTGATAGGAAGCTTGGCATCCATTAAAGCCATGAATTTGAAGAGAATTGGAAGTTATAAATTTTGCCTAATAAGCTAAACTCCTCTTTCATCTTGATTAGTTATGTaatcttagaaattgaattgttaggaggaaatttaattcaaaaaaatggaagaaatcaTTAGGTATGATGAGGTAGAAAATTCGGCCAGCATAGATACTCTAGGGTTTGAAGAGTTTGATGAAGTTATATCTTGATTTAGAGCTTGTGTGAGGTTGGATACATGATGTGAACattgaattgcatgaattaaaaCAATTGCATGATTAGGGTTCTTGAATCATGGAAAAATTGGGGAAATTTTGGGGGAATTAGTAATTTGATTCAATTAGACATAATTGAGGTTTAAAATGGCCAATTGGTGTGTTTGGGAGTGTATGTGAATACATGGGGTGGACTTAGGGCTAAATGGGATGCTGCCCCAATTTGGATAGCCTAACCATGGTTCAGTCACATTGGCATAATTGCAATTttgttgctctaattggtgtgaggccaattggagataaaaattaagacccaaagctacaattttgatgaagaacctTGCGCTAAAACTGACTTTAAGTTGGTGTAAAATTAGGTCAAACCTGGATTAGGCACACTATCACTGTTcaaaaatgactatatgaacagtacttgttcaaatTGTCAAAACTTGGTTTAGgatgatccaaatgacctgaaatttataccattggaaatctATGACaatgtactacaactttcatgaagaacataaacccaaattctgctcataagcaagtcaaattatCAACTAAAGTTGGTTGCTCAAAATTACCAGAACTAAAttggtacccagaattctgggtatgaACTAATTCGGCTAGCCACCTTAGAAgtagtataacttgagctacaaaactccaaatggagtgattcaaaaagagaattaaagttaagacattaaaaaacaactttgatgaaggaaagttggccaaattcccactgtagaaaagaccaatggaataatacaaacaagtgacccaaaactgaatttttgaagtttcacTTAGGGAGATTAgaaattcaattggcaatcaatgtcaATATAAttatgacccaaaatgtggtatgtggatgcaaTTAGAGTTAACAAACCTATTTAgtatgaaaagtcaacattttgaccaattggtcaaataaatagtaatcatCAATATACTACATACAAAAAGCTCAAAACTTAGGGGAAAATTATAAGAGAAATTTAGTATGCATATAATTAGTGTTAAATTAATTATGGGAAATGGTTTAGATGAGTATTGAGACGTttttaattttgtgtttcagtagaagaagagattagaaaagataaggaaaaagtgaattaagacctagaggcgactcatacgaggtttatgcacaataaattttgatttattgttttctacttgaaaacttgtttagatgtgcattgtgaactatttgtattcattatgggtttcgagaaatgctgtgttgcctaattgggaattgaaatttgaaatgaaaatttgcttaatgattgaatgaaatgtttgaaaaacTTGATTTTGAATTGGTTTTGGATTTACACTTAGCATGATAAAATCATTGTGTTCCTTCTCcattttatggggttgagatagactattttcctccctctctagcttgccagttgaggttgagatcaagatcggataagtactcatatagctagttagccacctccctcattgatttcaattagtgggattgagattgctttgtcgtgatgtacaacacggtattgatcagaaattttgtgtcatgacctaagttgtgtatatGTGAATAgatgtttaaatatgtgaatattaaattgggttgagttaagaatatgttagctgttgaaaacttatataattgagtaatattcttaaataaaatattcatgggttattaaaaaattacaattcTTTTTGCGATAACTTTATAACTTTATTAAAGATCGCaaagcaaaattttagaatttttagagtttgtttgagtgaatttttataaaatatcaattatagggactaaaacgtaaattttcaagtttatgactattgtcgAGGGGCTATataatgttgatgagatgtgatagtggaaattgagaatttaaaagtgttatttgaatatttttgcaggttgggtaggtcatagatataggggaaactctgccgaaatttcagcATAAATTAGGATtacctctttaaatttatttttatttgaattgatactaataaatttacaataaaattatgtaggtgatcagggtcaaccATCTTCCTTCACCCAATCTCTACCGTCATctctggtgtactgtgagtaaaatattaattttaattataatttcgatattattatatgtttaagcatgcccatgcatcatttataaatatatatctatatagttaaacactaggcacgttttatattgcattcataattgatgaagtgttATGGATATTGTTTATGATAATTTtgagcagtgtgcatgcgttggcgtgcgtgtggtatggtattggatatgaatAGGATGGGTAGATACGACTTAAGAgatactcgctgggacccggtcctttataGATAAGTCGgggtaaacacggcttgagagacactctctaggaccccgcatttggtttattaagcgaaagtccggcttgagagctgtataggggatcagctcccatatatgtaatgTTTGAAcagtattgggtgtgtgagtgtttCAATTtgtctttttactgttatgatgtgatttgtataaaatttatgatgatgttgcattccattccttataatgcattagttttagataactataaaaattatggttaaaattagtattttattttttgaGTCGAACTCTCACTTTTGTTcatatatttttccaggctacaggaggagttcttttacagGGCAATCtgctttcttccttgcaggtttaacgtcggttatttaattcttttattaattttctaaatttgaaatctagaactccgcatgtgttagtactAGTATAGATCTTGTTAGAaatcgtgttaatttaaattcttaagaTTAATAAATAAAGAATTGTATGATACTTAAACAATTTATAAATAATGTAATTAGGTTTAGTTGGGCTCCCATAATTTGAGTTTatgataattattgggttaagttggcttaaaataaaattataatattttaatttaaattatttttatatgcatgttgaGTCTAAATTATAGGCCTAATCATGGATTTAGGAATAGTAAGACTTACTACGGGTCTTGGAGGCTTTATGCCGGCTCAGGTCCTAGTATCGATCCGACCCATGGGATCTGGCGTTACAAATTATTTACATTTTATActtattctttatttttattattctagGAAGAGTTAAATAGGATAATGTcacaattatatttattttaaaaaaatgaataaattacAAATGTGATAaggaattaaaaataaagtattaaactataaattttaataatcaataaaataaaaaataaaataataaaatttaaattagatatataataattaatttattttgaattatgcataTGAGAAGCATTTGCTCAGTAAAAATATAGAAAAGGAAGAGTAGGATACATGAGAAGGTAACTGAAATTCCCCGTCACCTAACACGTCGGCCTCAAACGCTGCATTTCCCGCGAAAACCTCCTGCTCTCGTGTCTTTCTATCTAACTTCTCTGTCCTCCTGGTTTTCTCTCCCTAACAACTTCCTATccctctcttctcttctcttctcttctctatCTCTCTAAAAAATAACCGACTTTGACACTCGCAATGCAATGAAGGACATTATCAACAACCTCCTAACATCCCTTTTCCATGTCGAACTCTGCTATCCCCGACAATCAAGATCCTCCCGAAACGACGTCGTCTTCTTCGTCTACGCCAACCAATTACAAGCTCCGAAAAATCCCTCCTATTCCTGTTCGCCGGACGCATTTCCACGAAACTGCAGATTCTTCTCCTTTTCATGATACTGAAGATGAGAAGGAGGATGATGACCTTTCTTATTTGCCTAAAGATGATGAGAATTCGCCGGTTATTCTCGCGTCCTCGCTCGGACTCTACTGTATCAGGACGCAGTCCGCTCCGTCTCCTTCTCCTCTTAGGTTTTCTTCCACTGCGGGTAGGCCTTCCAATATCGGCAATGATAATGATAGCAATGCTGTAAAAAAGGAGGATCATAAAGGTAGTATTATCGAGTCGACGAAGCTTAAATGGGCCCTTCCTCTTCATAGTGTGTCGTCCAGGGACCAAGGTATCGGTTGGGAttaatgaataattaaatttttatgggTTTTGTTGAAggctttcaatttttttttctttaattgccATTTGCAAATGGATTAAAATTATAATGCGCTTTTTCCCAATCTTTTTACGATATGAAGGATTACATTTTGTTTTCCTCTTCAGGGAAAAAGGTTGGATGGAATCAATCCAAATCATTAAAATATCCACCATCAGTCAATCCTGCGTTGGAGGTAAataaaatttgttggttttgtttTAATTTGTGTGAGCAAATGATATGTATTCGTTGATGTAAGTAGTTCAGCTGCATGATTGTTTTCTTTGGGTGGGTGTTGCAGAGTAACCATGCGGCTTTTGCCAAGGAATTGCAATCTCCACGTTTCCAGGCAATACTGCGTGTTACGAGTGGTCGGAAGAAGAAGGCCCCAGATGTCAAGAGCTTCTCTCACGAGCTCAATTCCAAAGGAGTCCGCCCTTTTCCTGTTTGGAGGTCTCGGGCATTCGGTCATATGGAGGTATACTCATAATGCTTTCTGTTCTAGTTACATTTTTGTGGCAGCTGATCTCTTTGCTTTTCCCTCGTAAGTTGTAATGTATCTATTAATCTTCTGGCCTTTTCCTAGTGCGTTTCTGACGGGTTTTTCATTTATATTCTATTCGATGACTATCTTAGGAAGTTATGGTGGCAATCAGGGCAAAATTCGACAAGTTGAAGGAAGAAGTTGATTCTGATTTAGGCATATTTGCCGGAGATTTGGTGGGCATACTTGATAAGGTCTCGGACTCTCACCCTGAATGGAGAGTGAGTTTGGAGGATTTGTTGGTTGTAGCTCGGCAATGTTCAAAAATGCCACCTCATGAATTCTGGATAAAATGCGAGGCCATTGTTCAGAATCTAGATGATAAGCGTCAAGAGCTCCCAATGGGGATCCTCAAACAAGCGCATACCCGCCTTCTCTTTATCCTCACAAGATGCAATAGGCTTGTGCAGTTTCAAAAGGAGAGTGGTTATAACAATGATCACATTCTGGGACTTCATCAGCTTAGTGACCTTGGAGTTTATCCAGAACAAATTTTGGCAGTTGCAACACAGGATTTTAGCCGTCCATTGGTGGATGGAAAGGTGGCAACTGAGAAAGAGAGAAACAAGTCCCATGGTCAGGAACAAGAACCTCTGGTTATACAAGAAGAACCAGCAGAACAAACTGTGGAAGTCAGCACTGCAAAAAGTGGTGATTCAACCACAAGCAGCTATAGGATGTCGTCTTGGAAGAAACTCCCATCACCGGCCGAGAAAATTAGGAAGGGTACTGGCTCCATCGATACATCTACCGAGGACAAATCAGAACCGCTTCATAATAAAGACGAAACCAGAACCGTTGGGGATGACAATTCTGAAATTCTTGGAACTCCAGAGGATGCTGCATCAACAGGAATTAGAAAAGCTTCTTGGGGATTCTGGGGGGAGCACCATAGTGTTGCATATGATAATTCGATGATATGTCGTATTTGTGAGGTCGAAATACCAGTAGTACATGTAGAAGAGCACTCTCTGATATGTACAATTGCTGATCGATGTGACTTGAAAGGCTTAACTATAAATGAAAGACTTGAAAGAGTTGCAGAAACGCTCGATAAGATATTGGAATCATGGGCTCCAAAAGGCTCTGATACACCAAGACGAAGTATCGAGGGTGAAAGAATGTCAACGTCAGGCATACAAGAGGACTTAGATGAGTTATCACCAAAACGAAACAATTTTTCTCGTCAATGCTCTGAATACACGCTTGATGTCATGCCTGAACCTGATAATGCTTTTGTCACGGAAGAACTGAATGTTATATCAGAAATTTCATGTGAAGCACGTTCTGCTTTGACACCTGATGCAGACACAAAAACTTCATCGGGGGGAAGCTTGACACCACGATCACCATTATTAACGCCACGGACCAGCCAGATTGAACTGCTATTGGGTGGACGGAGGACAATGACTGAACTTGAGAATAATCAGCAGGTACGTTTCTAAGGCGAATTATTATTCTACACGATCTACCTTGCTTTAGCATCGGCTCCTCCTGAGAACCCAGTCAGATATGTGCacattaatattatataatttttaatgattttttttggACTACTAGCAGGCTGGTTCAACATACATTTTGTTTCCATTCCAGTCAAATGAAACATTTATGATTCAGTTATAAAGGTTTCTTTTGAGTTTTGACCTTCATTATTGATTCCTTAGTTGCATCTCCGTACTAGGTTTTGAATTTGGGCAGGTAGGAATTCAATGGTCTGATTATTTGACTACTTTTGTTACTAGTTCATGTAAGCTTATAATTGGTACCCAGTTAACTTCACAATTGCATGGCAGATAACCAAGCTACTGGCTATTGCCCGTTCTGTTGCAAATGTAAACGAGAGTGACTATAGTTCATTGGAGTCTATGCTTGACTACCTGGATGACCTCAAATATGCCATCCAGGATAGGAAGGTGGATGCCCTCATCGTAGAGACTTTTGGAAGGCGCATAGAGAAATTATTACAGTGAGTAGATGATGCCGctgctttctttcttttctcctgAAAAAGtcatttataaaaaataagttaGCATTCTGTTAATAGGGCCAAGTAGGCTAAAAACCAAATATAACCAAAATGACATATCTGATTTTGGTTatttttttatctcaattatttatataaatttatctgtttataaataaaaattataatcataattacatattaataataaaattattagaaattgtatattattAATATCTTATAAGAAAGATTAATTATGTTTCCGCTAATATAACATATCCCTCTTATTTTATCTTAATGATTCTTTTTTCTGTAATTTATAGGGAGAAATATGTGCACCTTTGTGCACAGATAGATGATGAAAAATTGGACTTATCAAATCATATGGCTGATGAAGAGAGTTCTGTGGAAGATGATACGGTTCACAGTTTACGTACAAGCCCTATCAATCAATATTCTAAGGATAGAACTTCCATAGAAGATTTTGAGATAATAAAACCAATCAGCAGAGGGGCATTTGGACGGGTTTTCCTCTCCAGAAAAAGGGCAACTGGTGATTTGTTTGCTATAAAGGTCAGCATCTATTATCTAAACCACCTATATGTGGCAGTCAGGAAGATCCGAATCAATATCACATATTGACATGCATTTGTAATTTTTTTGATGGGGTAATGTTGGTGGACATGGAACCATGGATTTGCATTTCCACATCTTACTTTATAATATTCTAAATTCTGATTCGtgtcaaataaataatatattattatgaagataattatttatatattaattaataaaaattcagttattttttaataaaatgagTGAGTTATTACCCAAATCACCTTATACCATGATTGTTCACTTCAGCAAGTACGCCTATGTGTAAGTGTATATGTTTGTTTATAGTTTGAAGCATTAAATGCTTGCTGGAGGTGGgttttctttgtttctttcttcttctttttttgtttaattttaatttgaaaatatttcTTTAGGTTTTAAAGAAGGCCGATATGATTTGTAAAAATGCAGTTGAAAGTATTTTGGCAGAGCGTAACATTCTCATATCAGTTCGAAATCCTTTTGTGGTGAGCAGGCTTTATAATGTATAAGCATTTTAGGGGGtgcattaaatattaaaaaacatAAATGTTATTCTAATGTCTACATAATTAATGATGAACAGGTACGGTTTTTCTACTCCTTCACATGTAGGGAAAATCTTTACCTGGTTATGGAGTATCTAAATGGTGGAGATCTTTACTCATTGTTGAGAAACTTGGGCTGCTTGGATGAAGACATGGCCCGTATTTATATTGCAGAAGTTGTAAGAACCTGACACTTGCCTTTCCCTGGGTTTGCCTGTACATA
Above is a genomic segment from Hevea brasiliensis isolate MT/VB/25A 57/8 chromosome 17, ASM3005281v1, whole genome shotgun sequence containing:
- the LOC110648097 gene encoding probable serine/threonine protein kinase IRE isoform X1 encodes the protein MSNSAIPDNQDPPETTSSSSSTPTNYKLRKIPPIPVRRTHFHETADSSPFHDTEDEKEDDDLSYLPKDDENSPVILASSLGLYCIRTQSAPSPSPLRFSSTAGRPSNIGNDNDSNAVKKEDHKGSIIESTKLKWALPLHSVSSRDQGKKVGWNQSKSLKYPPSVNPALESNHAAFAKELQSPRFQAILRVTSGRKKKAPDVKSFSHELNSKGVRPFPVWRSRAFGHMEEVMVAIRAKFDKLKEEVDSDLGIFAGDLVGILDKVSDSHPEWRVSLEDLLVVARQCSKMPPHEFWIKCEAIVQNLDDKRQELPMGILKQAHTRLLFILTRCNRLVQFQKESGYNNDHILGLHQLSDLGVYPEQILAVATQDFSRPLVDGKVATEKERNKSHGQEQEPLVIQEEPAEQTVEVSTAKSGDSTTSSYRMSSWKKLPSPAEKIRKGTGSIDTSTEDKSEPLHNKDETRTVGDDNSEILGTPEDAASTGIRKASWGFWGEHHSVAYDNSMICRICEVEIPVVHVEEHSLICTIADRCDLKGLTINERLERVAETLDKILESWAPKGSDTPRRSIEGERMSTSGIQEDLDELSPKRNNFSRQCSEYTLDVMPEPDNAFVTEELNVISEISCEARSALTPDADTKTSSGGSLTPRSPLLTPRTSQIELLLGGRRTMTELENNQQITKLLAIARSVANVNESDYSSLESMLDYLDDLKYAIQDRKVDALIVETFGRRIEKLLQEKYVHLCAQIDDEKLDLSNHMADEESSVEDDTVHSLRTSPINQYSKDRTSIEDFEIIKPISRGAFGRVFLSRKRATGDLFAIKVLKKADMICKNAVESILAERNILISVRNPFVVRFFYSFTCRENLYLVMEYLNGGDLYSLLRNLGCLDEDMARIYIAEVVLALEYLHSLNVIHRDLKPDNLLIGQDGHIKLTDFGLSKVGLINSTEDLSGPSFNSSAFLDEHETKNQNSSKREQRQKHSVVGTPDYLAPEILLGMGHGATADWWSVGIILFELLVGIPPFNAEIPQQIFDNIMNRDIPWPRVPEEMSFEAYHLIDKLLTENPIQRLGATGAKEVKQHPFFGNIKWDTLARQKAMFIPSAEAHDTSYFMSRYIWNPEGENFQGGSDFDDLTDSCSTGSFSNTHDEDGDECRSLADFNAPALAVKYSFSNFSFKNLSQLASINYDMVTRNTKETADASKL
- the LOC110648097 gene encoding probable serine/threonine protein kinase IRE isoform X2 gives rise to the protein MSNSAIPDNQDPPETTSSSSSTPTNYKLRKIPPIPVRRTHFHETADSSPFHDTEDEKEDDDLSYLPKDDENSPVILASSLGLYCIRTQSAPSPSPLRFSSTAGRPSNIGNDNDSNAVKKEDHKGSIIESTKLKWALPLHSVSSRDQGKKVGWNQSKSLKYPPSVNPALESNHAAFAKELQSPRFQAILRVTSGRKKKAPDVKSFSHELNSKGVRPFPVWRSRAFGHMEEVMVAIRAKFDKLKEEVDSDLGIFAGDLVGILDKVSDSHPEWRVSLEDLLVVARQCSKMPPHEFWIKCEAIVQNLDDKRQELPMGILKQAHTRLLFILTRCNRLVQFQKESGYNNDHILGLHQLSDLGVYPEQILAVATQDFSRPLVDGKVATEKERNKSHGQEQEPLVIQEEPAEQTVEVSTAKSGDSTTSSYRMSSWKKLPSPAEKIRKGTGSIDTSTEDKSEPLHNKDETRTVGDDNSEILGTPEDAASTGIRKASWGFWGEHHSVAYDNSMICRICEVEIPVVHVEEHSLICTIADRCDLKGLTINERLERVAETLDKILESWAPKGSDTPRRSIEGERMSTSGIQEDLDELSPKRNNFSRQCSEYTLDVMPEPDNAFVTEELNVISEISCEARSALTPDADTKTSSGGSLTPRSPLLTPRTSQIELLLGGRRTMTELENNQQITKLLAIARSVANVNESDYSSLESMLDYLDDLKYAIQDRKVDALIVETFGRRIEKLLQEKYVHLCAQIDDEKLDLSNHMADEESSVEDDTVHSLRTSPINQYSKDRTSIEDFEIIKPISRGAFGRVFLSRKRATGDLFAIKVRFFYSFTCRENLYLVMEYLNGGDLYSLLRNLGCLDEDMARIYIAEVVLALEYLHSLNVIHRDLKPDNLLIGQDGHIKLTDFGLSKVGLINSTEDLSGPSFNSSAFLDEHETKNQNSSKREQRQKHSVVGTPDYLAPEILLGMGHGATADWWSVGIILFELLVGIPPFNAEIPQQIFDNIMNRDIPWPRVPEEMSFEAYHLIDKLLTENPIQRLGATGAKEVKQHPFFGNIKWDTLARQKAMFIPSAEAHDTSYFMSRYIWNPEGENFQGGSDFDDLTDSCSTGSFSNTHDEDGDECRSLADFNAPALAVKYSFSNFSFKNLSQLASINYDMVTRNTKETADASKL